A part of Pongo pygmaeus isolate AG05252 chromosome 14, NHGRI_mPonPyg2-v2.0_pri, whole genome shotgun sequence genomic DNA contains:
- the LOC129011691 gene encoding keratin-associated protein 21-1: MCCNYYGNSCGYGSSYGCGYGSGFGRGYGTGYGCGYGCGFGSHYGCGYGTSYGCGYDSGSGYYGYWPFCFRRCYSSC, translated from the coding sequence ATGTGTTGCAACTACTACGGCAACTCCTGTGGCTATGGCTCCAGCTATGGCTGTGGCTATGGCTCTGGCTTTGGCCGTGGCTATGGAACTGGCTACGGCTGTGGGTATGGCTGTGGGTTTGGCTCCCATTATGGCTGTGGTTATGGAACTAGCTATGGCTGTGGATATGACTCTGGCTCTGGCTACTATGGCTACTGGCCATTTTGCTTTAGGAGATGCTATTCTTCCTGCTAA